Proteins encoded together in one Coffea arabica cultivar ET-39 chromosome 2c, Coffea Arabica ET-39 HiFi, whole genome shotgun sequence window:
- the LOC113727901 gene encoding uncharacterized protein isoform X2, protein MSFLSLLLDDKAIYFDSIREIYEAWVIYNFLSLCLAWVGGPGAVVISLSGRVLKPNWCLMTCCFPPIPLDGRFIRRCKQGCLQFVILKPFLVAITLILYAKGKYEDGNFNPMQAYLYLTIIYTFSYSMALYALALFYVACRDLLQPFNPVPKFIIIKSVVFLTYWQGVLVFLAAKSGFIKDTKEAAEFQSFIICVEMLIAAVGHLYAFPYKEYAGANVVGSRGFTASLAHALKLNDFYHDTVHQFAPTYHDYVLYNHSEGEEGARKYRARTFVPTGPEMDTVRKSKHIFGNKLEDIQLSSLSSSGSSTPQNPGAVQDTAKSEAMNSSLLMDSSNGLSAPYDLSLIDIDMSNYPAKVPAANESGQR, encoded by the exons ATGTCTTTCTTGTCCCTTCTCCTCGATGACAAAGCTATCTATTTTGATTCAATTAGAGAAAT ATATGAAGCATGGGTCATATATAATTTCCTGTCATTATGCTTGGCATGGGTGGGTGGCCCTGGAGCTGTCGTGATTAGTCTGAGTGGTAGAGTTCTGAAGCCAAATTGGTGCTTGATGACATGCTGCTTTCCGCCAATTCCATTAGATGG GCGCTTTATAAGAAGGTGCAAACAAGGGTGTCTGCAGTTTGTCATCCTCAAGCCATTTTTGGTTGCAATCACATTGATATTGTATGCAAAAGGAAAGTATGAGGATGGGAACTTTAATCCAATGCAAGCATATCTCTACCTCACCATCATCTACACATTCTCATACTCCATGGCACTTTATGCCTTGGCATTGTTCTACGTCGCATGCAGAGATCTGCTTCAGCCGTTTAATCCAGTTCCAAAGTTTATCATAATCAAATCTGTTGTGTTTCTTACTTACTGGCAG GGTGTTTTGGTATTTCTTGCTGCGAAGTCTGGCTTTATAAAAGATACAAAGGAAGCTGCAGAATTCCAGAGTTTTATAATTTGTGTGGAAATGCTTATTGCAGCTGTGGGACATCTTTATGCATTTCCATACAAGGAGTATGCAGGTGCAAATGTGGTTGGTTCACGTGGATTTACTGCTAGCCTTGCACATGCTCTTAAACTAAATGACTTTTACCATGATACAGTCCACCAG TTTGCACCAACTTATCACGATTACGTACTCTATAACCATAGTGAAGGTGAAGAGGGAGCTAGGAAGTATAGGGCACGAACTTTCGTTCCTACCGGACCAGAAATGGATACTGTTAGAAAAAGCAAGCACATATTTGGGAACAAATTGGAAGATATACAGCTCTCCAGCCTTTCATCTTCAGGAAGTAGCACACCGCAAAATCCTGGTGCTGTACAGGATACTGCAAAATCAGAGGCAATGAATTCATCATTGCTCATGGATTCATCTAATGGTCTCTCTGCACCTTATGATCTGTCATTAATCGACATAGATATGTCTAATTACCCAGCGAAGGTACCTGCAGCTAATGAATCTGGGCAAAGGTGA
- the LOC113727901 gene encoding uncharacterized protein isoform X1 — protein sequence MGPLYYIIVALPCTIGAIALAISHIYRHLLNYTEPTYQRYIVRIIFMVPVYALMSFLSLLLDDKAIYFDSIREIYEAWVIYNFLSLCLAWVGGPGAVVISLSGRVLKPNWCLMTCCFPPIPLDGRFIRRCKQGCLQFVILKPFLVAITLILYAKGKYEDGNFNPMQAYLYLTIIYTFSYSMALYALALFYVACRDLLQPFNPVPKFIIIKSVVFLTYWQGVLVFLAAKSGFIKDTKEAAEFQSFIICVEMLIAAVGHLYAFPYKEYAGANVVGSRGFTASLAHALKLNDFYHDTVHQFAPTYHDYVLYNHSEGEEGARKYRARTFVPTGPEMDTVRKSKHIFGNKLEDIQLSSLSSSGSSTPQNPGAVQDTAKSEAMNSSLLMDSSNGLSAPYDLSLIDIDMSNYPAKVPAANESGQR from the exons ATGGGGCCTCTGTATTATATAATTGTTGCATTGCCTTGCACAATTGGGGCTATTGCCTTGGCGATTTCACACATTTACAGGCATcttttgaattacacggagcctACTTATCAGAGATACATTGTCCGCATTATCTTTATGGTTCCT GTTTATGCATTAATGTCTTTCTTGTCCCTTCTCCTCGATGACAAAGCTATCTATTTTGATTCAATTAGAGAAAT ATATGAAGCATGGGTCATATATAATTTCCTGTCATTATGCTTGGCATGGGTGGGTGGCCCTGGAGCTGTCGTGATTAGTCTGAGTGGTAGAGTTCTGAAGCCAAATTGGTGCTTGATGACATGCTGCTTTCCGCCAATTCCATTAGATGG GCGCTTTATAAGAAGGTGCAAACAAGGGTGTCTGCAGTTTGTCATCCTCAAGCCATTTTTGGTTGCAATCACATTGATATTGTATGCAAAAGGAAAGTATGAGGATGGGAACTTTAATCCAATGCAAGCATATCTCTACCTCACCATCATCTACACATTCTCATACTCCATGGCACTTTATGCCTTGGCATTGTTCTACGTCGCATGCAGAGATCTGCTTCAGCCGTTTAATCCAGTTCCAAAGTTTATCATAATCAAATCTGTTGTGTTTCTTACTTACTGGCAG GGTGTTTTGGTATTTCTTGCTGCGAAGTCTGGCTTTATAAAAGATACAAAGGAAGCTGCAGAATTCCAGAGTTTTATAATTTGTGTGGAAATGCTTATTGCAGCTGTGGGACATCTTTATGCATTTCCATACAAGGAGTATGCAGGTGCAAATGTGGTTGGTTCACGTGGATTTACTGCTAGCCTTGCACATGCTCTTAAACTAAATGACTTTTACCATGATACAGTCCACCAG TTTGCACCAACTTATCACGATTACGTACTCTATAACCATAGTGAAGGTGAAGAGGGAGCTAGGAAGTATAGGGCACGAACTTTCGTTCCTACCGGACCAGAAATGGATACTGTTAGAAAAAGCAAGCACATATTTGGGAACAAATTGGAAGATATACAGCTCTCCAGCCTTTCATCTTCAGGAAGTAGCACACCGCAAAATCCTGGTGCTGTACAGGATACTGCAAAATCAGAGGCAATGAATTCATCATTGCTCATGGATTCATCTAATGGTCTCTCTGCACCTTATGATCTGTCATTAATCGACATAGATATGTCTAATTACCCAGCGAAGGTACCTGCAGCTAATGAATCTGGGCAAAGGTGA